Proteins found in one Amycolatopsis aidingensis genomic segment:
- the serS gene encoding serine--tRNA ligase, with amino-acid sequence MIDPRTLREDPDAVRASQRARGEDEGVVDKLLTLDSRRRSAIASADNLRAEQKQLGKQIGKAQGEERDALLAKGKELAAQVKAAEAEQGQAEAEFDELHRLLPNLVHPAAPAGGEDDYTVLKHVGTPAEFTFTPRDHLELGEGIGALDMERGAKVSGARFYFLTGVGAQLQLALLNLAAAQAAEYGFTLMITPVLVRPEIMSGTGFLGAHDSEVYRLRDDDLYLVGTSEVSLAGYHAEEILDLSAGPLRYAGWSSCFRREAGSYGKDTRGIIRVHQFDKVEMFSYCRPEEAEAEHERLLGWEEQMLGKIEVPYRVIDTAAGDLGTSAARKYDCEAWIPTQQAYRELTSTSNCTTFQARRLGIRYRDENGRPQAAATLNGTLATTRWIVAILENHQQEDGSVRVPEALRPFLGGRELLAPVGNGS; translated from the coding sequence GTGATTGACCCCAGGACGCTGCGCGAAGACCCCGATGCCGTGCGCGCCTCGCAGCGCGCGCGTGGCGAGGACGAGGGTGTGGTGGACAAGCTGCTGACCCTCGACTCCCGGCGCAGGTCCGCGATCGCCTCCGCCGACAACCTGCGTGCCGAGCAGAAGCAGCTGGGTAAGCAGATCGGCAAGGCGCAGGGGGAGGAGCGGGATGCCCTGCTGGCCAAGGGCAAGGAGCTGGCTGCGCAGGTCAAGGCCGCCGAGGCCGAGCAGGGGCAGGCCGAGGCCGAGTTCGACGAGCTGCACCGGCTGTTGCCCAACCTGGTGCACCCCGCGGCCCCGGCGGGTGGCGAGGACGACTACACCGTGCTCAAGCACGTCGGCACCCCGGCCGAGTTCACCTTCACCCCCCGGGACCACCTCGAACTGGGCGAGGGCATCGGCGCGCTGGACATGGAGCGCGGCGCGAAGGTCTCCGGGGCGCGCTTCTACTTTCTCACCGGTGTCGGTGCCCAGCTCCAGCTCGCGCTGCTGAACCTGGCCGCCGCGCAGGCCGCGGAGTACGGCTTCACCCTGATGATCACACCGGTGCTGGTGCGGCCGGAGATCATGTCCGGCACCGGCTTCCTCGGTGCGCACGACTCCGAGGTCTACCGGCTGCGGGACGACGACCTGTACCTGGTCGGCACCTCGGAGGTCTCGCTGGCCGGCTACCACGCCGAGGAGATCCTGGACCTTTCCGCGGGGCCGCTGCGGTACGCGGGCTGGTCCTCCTGCTTCCGCCGGGAGGCAGGCTCGTACGGCAAGGACACCAGGGGCATCATCCGGGTGCACCAGTTCGACAAGGTCGAGATGTTCAGCTACTGCCGCCCCGAGGAGGCCGAGGCCGAGCACGAGCGGCTGCTCGGCTGGGAGGAGCAGATGCTGGGCAAGATCGAGGTGCCGTACCGGGTGATCGACACCGCGGCTGGTGACCTGGGTACCTCGGCGGCCCGCAAGTACGACTGCGAGGCGTGGATCCCCACCCAGCAGGCCTACCGGGAACTCACCTCGACCTCGAACTGCACCACCTTCCAGGCCCGCAGGCTGGGCATCCGGTACCGGGACGAGAACGGCAGGCCGCAGGCGGCGGCCACGCTGAACGGCACCCTGGCCACCACGCGCTGGATCGTGGCCATCCTGGAGAACCACCAGCAGGAGGACGGCTCGGTCCGGGTGCCCGAGGCGCTGCGCCCCTTCCTCGGCGGCCGTGAGCTGCTCGCCCCGGTGGGAAACGGTTCCTGA
- a CDS encoding DUF3558 family protein, translating to MRNGGICGALLAAAALLTSCAGTVTGTAQPVPVTEAPGSTQPQGPDPCALLTPADANKLGLAPEPEFTEGNKDQLVPPFCQWKPADPDAAFDPLGVGLSEDLAIEEYFASKAPAEVLEFGGLRWGRYESTFGPSICNLAVKLDDFAFVVITGGNSGTPEQACELPKAAAPLVASRLPR from the coding sequence ATGCGGAACGGGGGGATCTGCGGCGCGTTGCTGGCGGCGGCCGCGCTGCTCACCTCCTGTGCCGGCACGGTCACCGGCACCGCCCAGCCGGTGCCGGTGACCGAGGCACCGGGCAGCACCCAGCCGCAGGGGCCCGATCCCTGCGCCCTGCTGACCCCCGCGGACGCGAACAAGCTCGGCCTCGCCCCGGAACCGGAGTTCACCGAGGGCAACAAGGACCAGCTGGTGCCGCCATTCTGTCAGTGGAAGCCCGCCGACCCGGACGCCGCCTTCGACCCGCTCGGCGTCGGCCTCAGCGAGGACCTTGCGATCGAGGAGTACTTCGCCAGCAAGGCGCCTGCGGAGGTGCTGGAGTTCGGCGGGCTGCGGTGGGGTCGCTACGAGAGCACCTTCGGCCCGAGCATCTGCAACCTGGCGGTCAAGCTGGACGACTTCGCCTTCGTGGTGATCACCGGCGGCAACTCCGGCACCCCGGAGCAGGCCTGCGAACTGCCCAAGGCCGCCGCCCCCCTGGTCGCCTCCCGCCTCCCCCGCTAG